A genome region from Corallococcus caeni includes the following:
- a CDS encoding (2Fe-2S)-binding protein, whose protein sequence is MSIRLRVNGTEHVLDVDPEMPLLWALRDVLTLTGTKYGCGQALCGACVVHIDGAAVRSCVTPVRRAEGREVMTIEGLSPDGSHPLQKAWVDLAVPQCGFCQAGQIMTAAALLAKKPKPTDAEIDQSLAGNLCRCGTYTRIRTAVKKAAGLPTE, encoded by the coding sequence GTGAGCATCCGTCTGCGAGTGAATGGAACCGAGCATGTGCTCGACGTGGATCCGGAGATGCCGCTGCTCTGGGCGCTGCGCGACGTGCTGACGTTGACCGGGACGAAGTACGGCTGCGGCCAGGCGCTCTGCGGGGCGTGCGTGGTGCACATCGACGGCGCGGCGGTGCGCTCGTGCGTGACGCCGGTGCGCCGCGCGGAGGGCCGCGAGGTGATGACCATTGAAGGGCTGTCGCCGGATGGCTCGCACCCGCTGCAGAAGGCCTGGGTGGACCTGGCGGTGCCGCAGTGTGGCTTCTGTCAGGCGGGGCAGATCATGACGGCGGCGGCGCTGCTGGCGAAGAAGCCGAAGCCCACCGACGCGGAGATCGATCAATCCCTGGCGGGCAACCTCTGCCGCTGCGGGACGTACACGCGCATCCGCACCGCCGTGAAGAAGGCGGCGGGACTGCCGACGGAGTGA
- a CDS encoding Isoquinoline 1-oxidoreductase subunit, which produces MSLRSKALGAVLGAGAAGLSLSLLFGAGCGGRAMHVAAVPPPENPQALRTPEAFASIGDKKERSRALFLEASRVMLHPRCVNCHPVGDSPLQGEKSQVHDPPVARGPEDQGVPGLECTSCHQDRNAQLARVPGAPKWHLAPKVMFWEGRTPRSLCEQLKDPSRNGGRSLAELIEHSAHDELVGWGWKPGADRVPAPGTQAGFGALMAAWVKDGAECPREESRP; this is translated from the coding sequence ATGAGTCTTCGCTCGAAAGCACTGGGAGCCGTGCTGGGCGCGGGTGCGGCGGGGTTGTCGCTATCGCTCCTGTTCGGCGCGGGATGTGGAGGCCGTGCGATGCATGTCGCCGCGGTGCCGCCGCCCGAGAATCCGCAAGCGCTCCGGACGCCGGAGGCCTTCGCGAGCATCGGCGACAAGAAGGAGCGCTCGCGGGCGCTGTTCCTGGAGGCGAGCCGGGTGATGCTGCATCCGCGCTGCGTCAACTGCCATCCCGTGGGTGACAGCCCCCTGCAGGGGGAGAAGAGCCAGGTTCATGATCCGCCGGTGGCCCGGGGCCCCGAGGACCAGGGCGTGCCCGGCCTGGAGTGCACCTCCTGTCACCAGGACCGCAACGCGCAGCTGGCGCGGGTCCCCGGAGCGCCCAAGTGGCACCTGGCGCCCAAGGTGATGTTCTGGGAGGGGCGCACGCCGCGCTCGCTGTGCGAACAGCTGAAGGACCCGTCGCGCAACGGCGGCAGGAGCCTGGCGGAGCTGATTGAGCACTCCGCGCATGACGAACTGGTGGGCTGGGGCTGGAAGCCGGGCGCGGACCGGGTGCCGGCGCCGGGAACGCAGGCCGGGTTCGGGGCCTTGATGGCCGCGTGGGTGAAGGACGGCGCGGAGTGCCCGCGCGAGGAGAGCCGACCGTGA